In the genome of Mangifera indica cultivar Alphonso chromosome 9, CATAS_Mindica_2.1, whole genome shotgun sequence, the window aaactatgtgtacctattttgaatacacaagtAAATTTACATTTGATGTGTGTTATCACGTCAttggatgaatttgaattatagataaaataatatttaatcatatgataatatatataagtgtgtatctatttatgtgttcaaaataaatatatatagtattactcatataaTAGATACAAACATGTATGAGTATTAAAAGTTACTAATAATTAGCATTTAGAGTATTCCATTAATAGTTAGCATTTACAATATTGTATACCAATTCAaatgagtttgagctcaaattaaGTATTAGGGATTCAAAAACtgacttttatttaaattaagtttaattcaatttgaatctaccTTGtcctaattttatatatttttgtatggAATATTGGGAACCACGAACTTGATATAATTTATGCACACGTATTATACCAATCTTGAATCCCATCTATATACatcattgatttttttctcaaattagaACAATCTAATGTTAAATCACTCAATTGATACCCAAAACCTTTGATCAGTGATCATCAAAGGGTATCTAAAAATAGACTTGAAAACACAAGATGTAAGAGGgtaatttagtaaaaaaaaaaagtaagggCATGAAGGTAAATATAATAAGAAGGTGAGGGTAATCTGGGAACTTGGctttatatttttctgtttGACTATCAGTGGAGGGGGAATGTAGATGTAAAAGAAACAGACAAAGAGAGATTGAGTAACCATTTTTAAATTGTCTGAAAAAAGATTCAGTTTTTGTAGCAGAAGAAGATAAAACAAAATCTACCCATCAAAGAAAACGATggaaaagtgaaagaaaatcaGGGAAAATAGGGATTTTCATGTGTTATTCTTATGCTGTTTGTAGCTTCGAAAAGTGAGTTTTTTCAGGTTCCATCATTAATGGCTGGTTCTTCCGAACCCTCTTGAGAAAGTCTAGCCAGAGATAATTTATtcaaagcctttttttttttttcttttatcgaAGGTACATCTCTTAAACCATTTtagcttctttttcttcttatttatgAATGTCAAGTCGTATTGATTGAGATTAAGTGATGTGTTTAATGATTGTAATTATGCTTTCTTATTTGCCTCTGTCAACTCCTGGCTTTTTATATTGCAAACAATGACAGTAAGAAAAACAGCAATccagaaaaataaatttgctaTTTCATTAAAGTAGTTCCATGGTAATCTACAAATGAGGATCTCAATTTTGcagattttatttgaaattttaaggaTGTGGTAAATAAAGTTatgaaattaaattcataatcaaTTTCTATATATACTAAATTTAGGTGTGATTTTCATCATAACTATTtggtatgatttattttttgttgcaaACATGTTGCCTGTACTTTAAACATTTCCTTCTATGGGTTTGAATTATATGTTTATGTCCAATTTATCTTAGAGCAgtacatttgtattttattcattttcttccctCATTCTTATATTGTTCAGGCCATAATATCCACTGAAGGGCCTTTTGCTGGTGGGAGCTCTGACTACAGTTAATAGTTACCATCATCAATATTTCAGAAGTGGCCGAAAACCACTTCCACTGAAAGTAAAGCAGAAACCTACTGTAGCTGGTTGCTAGCAAAGTCAGCTTTTCTGTATCTTATTGCAGTTCCTGCTGCACACTTTGGTTGAAGATTGCAATGTGGTGGATGAACTGTTTTCATATGAGTTTCTTTTAGCCTTCTACATTGGGGTAAGTCCCCTTTGAGTCAAGCTAAATGGAGATAAATCCAAACCACATAGTTATGGAACAATCAAGAATACCTCAACCGTATCAATACAATTCCATGCAACCAGGGAATGGGGAATTCCAGGTCCATCCTGCATCTCAGGCATATATGCTGGACCCTACAGGCAGCATAAATGCTAATATGGTACCTCCTGACCCATATATGTCAGAAGTTAAGCCTGTACGTAACTTCTCCATACAGACTGGTGAGGAATTTGCTCTTGAATTTATGCGTGACCGGGTGAATCCCCGGAAGCCTTTGATTCCAAATATTGCAGGTGATCCCAATTATGCTACTGGCTATATGGAACTGAAAGGCATTTTAGGTATTAGTCATACAGGATCTGAAAGTGGATCAGATGTTTCAATGCTCACAATAGTAGAGAGAGGCCAGAAAGAGTTTGAGAGAAGAAATTCTTCTTTACATGATGAAAGAAGCAACTATGGGTCAGTTCGGTCTATACCACCTTCAGGTTATGACAATAATCGGAGCCTATCACGTGGACATGCATCATCAGAAGCTTTTGATAGCTCatcgataaaaataaaaattctctgCAGCTTTGGTGGCAAAATTCTACCCCGGCCAAGTGATGGAAAGCTTAGGTATGTTGGAGGTGAAACACGCCTTATATGTTTAAGGAAGGATATTTCTTGGCAGAGGCTTAAGCAGAGAACATTAGAAGTTTATAGCCAAgttcatgtgattaagtatcaACTCCCTGGGGAGGATCTTGATGCATTGGTTTCTGTGTCCTGTGATGAGGATCTGAAGAATATGATGGAGGAGTGTGATGAGCTCGGAGATAGAGAAGGATCACAGAAGCTTAGGATTTTTCTGTTCTCCATGAGTGATTTGGTTGATGCTCAGTTTAGTCTTGGTAGCAGTGATGGTGACTCTGAGATTCAGTATGTGGTTGCTATTAATGGCATGGAGTTGGGGTCTCAAAAAAGCTTGAACCTGCATGGTTTGAGGAGCACATCAGCAAATGATTTGAATGAGTTAGAAGGGCATAACATTGAAGGGAGGATGAGTAGAGCTGTAACTGACACAGTTGGAGTTAGCACTTCAACATTGACTGGCAGCATTTTCCCATCATTGAGTATTCATTCATCTAAAACAGTTCTACCTAGTTCCTCCAATTCCTATGGAACCCATCCACAGTTTTATCAGATGATTCATGAAAGAGAAACTGAAGAGTATCCGCTGCACCATGGCCATGATCCTTCTAGAAACATTCCTGTTGAGAAAATACCAACTGCAATGCCTCTTCATGGGTTTATAAATGAGAATGGAGGTGTGAGTGAAAGGCAACAGCATAGTGTTTCACAAGCACAAAATCCACGTATGTGGGCAGGTCAGGGTAAACTAATATGTGATGGTTCAATTCAGCTGGAAGATGATAAAGTGATGAAGCATTTTCCAGTTGAAGAAGCAGCTGTTCCAATCGTTGTGCCTGAAGGATCGCTACCTTCAAAGCATGAGGGAAGACACCAAGAACCTGAAAGGGTGTTTCCACCTGTTGATGCTGTAAATGCAGTACAGGTTCCAAAGTGTAGTGATGATAACTTATGTTCCATGGCCAGCAGCACACATGGTACTGCTCATGGTATTTCAGAGTCTGATCAAATTGATATGAGCCATCTTGAGCCACCTGCACCTCCTCAAAGGATCTATTACTCAGAGATGATACCGCGGCAGCAGGCAGAATTGCTTGATCGGTTGTCAAAGTCTGAAGATTCCCTCATTTCTCATTCACGTTCTGATATTGTCCAGCAGGATCCAATATCAGAATCTAATGAAAAGTTGCGTAATGATCCTCAAACCATTGAAGATGGACTTGCCCAACTTCAGCAGTACAAAGAGTTCGCTGATGCATTATCTCAGATGAATTCAGAGCTTTCTGAAGAAATGTTAGGTCATCACGAGTTGAAGCAGGCAATTCCAAACCTGATGGAAAACAAAGGTGCTCAAAGAGAGGATAGTTTTCGTAAGCTACTATTGatagatgaaaaagaagaagctgGATCAGAACTTCCTGCAGTGAGCCAAGCAGCTTCGATTATGCACTGTGAAGGGTTTGCATCTAATCCAGTTGATTTTAATGGTGGTGACAAAATTGGCCAGGAATCCTCTGCTAATACCATTCAACGGTATTCACAGCATTTTTCTAGGCCGGAGAGCTCAGCTAAAGATGTTTCCCAGGGAATTTCCTCTGTTGGTGTTTCAGCACCAGAGCGGGTAGATATTCGTGTTGATGTTTATGATAGGTTCCCTCATGATTTCCTTTCAGACATATACTCCAAAGCCAAACTTTCTGGGGGTCCCTCTGGTATTACTCCGCAGCTCAAAGTTGGAGCTGGCATTAGTGTGAACATGGAAAATCACGAGCCAAAGTGCTGGTCATATTTTCGGAATTTGGCTCAAGGAGAATTTGGTCTAAAAAATGATTCTCTCATGGACCAAGATCATCTCAGTTTCTTGCCTGTGCTTAGGGATGCTGAAGAAGGAGATCATGTATTGTATCAGTTCACACCTTTAACAACAGAAGGAGTTCCAATGGGCCATGTGGATTCCCAACCCAATTTTGGTGAAGATAACCAGAAAGGTTTACCTAGAACAATTGGAGTGGATCCTACTGTTAGTGAAAGCATGCAGTTTGATGCAATGATGGAGAACCTAAGAGCACCAGAGTCAGAGTATGAGGTAATAAATGTCTTTTACTGCTGATTTGGTTTAAGAAACTTGTAAACTACATGGCCACTGCTAAATATTTAACCACTAAAGTGCTTTTAGGAAGCAAATGCAGGAAACCAGAATATTGGTCTACCTCCACTTGACTCTTCTTTGGGAGACTTTGATATTAGTACCCTGCAGGTATGATGCCTCTGTGTGAACTATTGGCATGCACTTTAGCATGGATTTGTTCTGGATGTTGTCTTTCTGTTTGCTGTGGCATTTTTGCAAGCCTAAGACGTGCTTGAATAGATATTTTCTATGATAATACAGAATTTCTTGGACAATCATGCTGCGTTTAATGTTTTAACCTTGTAAGAACATGTGTTTCTCCTTAAAATTGCCCTCTTCTTCTATAGTCCACATATTCATGAAAAGTACAGACATGCTTTCTTCTTTTTGCTTACCTTTGGATTTAGCCCTTCTGGTTGTTTGATATTGTTTAGCTTGTTTTTGACAATCTTCTTTGTCTCTACTCAACTTCtgcttagtttttttttcttctgaatgtgcataaaagttaataaaaaatgaagatctTGAAGAGCTGAAAGAACTGGGTTCTGGTACTTTTGGGACTGTGTATCATGGAAAATGGAGGGGAACAGATGTTGCCATTAAGAGAATTAAAAAGAGCTGCTTCACAGGAGGATCATCAGAGCAAGAGAGATTGGTAATTGTTCCTAACACTTTGACACattcaaatatatctatatacGTTTGCATGTGTAAACATATGTGCCAGTATATGATGTCAAGCCTTGAGTCCGGTCTTCCCATAAATCATGTCAGATGGTCTATACCCAAATTGGACAatgcttatttatatataccaaCAGTCTTCTATGTTACCCtacagaaaattgaaaaaagctATTCACACGGTTTTAAATGTGGTTATACTGCATTTCCATGATATTTGTACGTATCATCTCACGTGTTCTACAATCATATATCAGGAAAAAACCAAGACTactctttttgtattttctttcttaatgtTTTATGCTAACTGACATCTCCAGACGGTGGAGTTCTGGCGTGAAGCTGACATTCTTTCAAAGCTTCACCATCCAAATGTGATGGCATTTTATGGtgtagtgcaagatggaccAGGAGGGACATTAGCTACCGTAACAGAATACATGGTTGATGGTTCTCTTAGGCATGTTTTGGTTCGCAAGGATAGGTAAAACCCTTGTATTATGCAATCATTGAATTTCAATTTGACTTCTGGATTATGGAACAGATGTTCTAAAATTTTGTTCATATTATCATTACTGTAACAGAACATTAGactgaaattatttatatatgtatttagcTCCGGAAAGTCCAAAAGCATTGCGACTTTCAGATATGTGCTTATTGCTGGTTCATGATTTTGGTGTGGAAGCTGGTACTCCTTTCAAACTTACACTCTTGCTTCCTGTTTCTTTTATCTTAATCAGGTTTCTTGACCGTCGCAAGAGATTGATAATTGCTATGGATGCAGCATTTGGAATGGAATATCTGCACTCAAAGAACATTGtacattttgatttgaaatgtgACAATTTGCTTGTGAACTTGAAAGATCCTTCACGGCCAATTTGCAAGGTTTGATTAACAATGCTGCCTATTTCAATGATAGGTATTCCCAACAAACAATTTGTACTAACTGAAGTTGTTGATATTCTTGCGCATTGCAGGTTGGTGATTTTGGACTATCAAAAATCAAGCGGAATACCTTGGTTTCTGGTGGTGTACGTGGAACCCTACCATGGATGGCCCCTGAGCTGCTAAGTGGCAGCAGCAGCAAGGTCTCAGGAAAGGTAAGATGTTACTCATGCTATTTTCTTCTGTAATGGCTAAACAAAGAAGATAATtgcattttcttgatttttccTCTTGTCAACAACTAGTCGAGttgccaaatttttttttttaattggagtgagatttgaaaaatatgtGCAGTATTATTGTTAGGAAATCAAGGTTTTGAAACTTGGTACTTCTAAGggttctgatttttttttcctttatgtgTGTCTGGCTGTTGAATTGTGCTTATTTTTAGCATTGATTTGCTTATATTTCTTTGTTGATCCACAGGTTGATGTGTTCTCCTTTGGTATTGTCTTATGGGAGATTCTCACTGGGGAGGAGCCATATGCCAATATGCACTATGGCGCAATTATAGGTTTGTCTTCAGTACTACTCTCTTTTTGCCTTCTTTCTCAATTATGCCTGTGTCGCAGAACTGCAATCCAAGTTCATATAATCAGTGTCTACTTGCATagacaaataaaatttaggtCTCAAGGCATGGAGCAAAAGTTCTAGATCATAGCACTTTTTTACTTGAACTGGATTATTCATGTGTAGTTTACATCTTCATTGAAGATGCCATTTTCAAACTGGTTACCCCCTTTTTCCAGGAAATGGTGCCACATCTACATTTTCCCTCTTCACATTTTTATATCAAGTTTCTTTGATGATCGATTGAACTCTGAAGATCAAAATTTAGAACAGAAATTGTTTGTGTTGCTTCAGTACCcctatgaatttaattatttggcCAGCCCTATACAGTTAGAGGGTTCAATGCTCTATATTTGTTTTGTGCATGTTATGTTACTTTTTCTCTCAACAATCTATACGAGATAAGGATCATCATTGATGTTTTTCCTTATATGCAGGAAGAATTGTAAATAACACATTGAGGCCAACCATTCCAAGCAATTGTGATCCTGAATGGCAAGAATTGATGGAGCAATGTTGGGCTCCAAACCCTGCAGCCAGGCCATCTTTCACAGAAATCGCCAGTTGCTTACGTGTGATGTATGATGCAGCTAACCAGGCCAAACACCATCACAAGGTGTCCAAGTAATGTGGTTCAAAGGTTCTGCAGTGCCTCCGAatgatttattgatatattCATTTAGTTGTACGCCCCAGAGATAGATATATATAGGAAGGGGAAATagccttccattttttttttttttgaaatggaAGAGTTTCTCCTAAATAAAACTCCAATGTATCACAATTTTCTCAGAAACCAAACAACATTGTCATCGGTTGTTACATTTACAGATTCACTTATATGAGGAGTTGCAGTTTGCTCATTTGGTTTCAGTAATTGCAATTTTCTGCCCCATGCACTGGGCTAGTTTGCCTGGAATGTGCAAACATGACACAACTCATTCATCTGCATGAACTTGTGATGTACACCGATTATTTAAAACTCGGATCCAAATTCGTGATTAGTTTTTAcctttgtataaaataaaaaaaaattattttaaattatatatttaatgattaattatattaaattattttaaatattgttttattagttGGAACCATTTGACCATCCCCTCTTAAAACATTGATACGCTTGCAGATTTTAGGacaaaactaaaactaaaactaaaactcTCCTGAATCACCAAAAACACCTTAGAGTTTAGCTGAAATCCCCAAACTAACCCCAACCGCACTGGCGGCAGTCTTTTTCCACATACGTCACAGTCGCGCTGCTCTGACCAAACATCCCGCACCCGCAACTTTCATCCACGTGGGCACCCTGAGCATCTCATTATGAGTCAGAACTCTCTCTGATTGGAACGTGTCATGTCACAGATACCCGCAGAAGTCTCCCCGGTTTCCATTAAGTTTCAAAGTCTTAATCTTTCAAAACCACTGTATTGCCCTCAAtaatctttctctctcttagGGCTTCTGCTGCTTACCACCAAGCTCTGGGCAGAGAATCGACTTAGCCAATTCATGGGTAATTTTTGCTTTTCACTTC includes:
- the LOC123225758 gene encoding uncharacterized protein LOC123225758; its protein translation is MEINPNHIVMEQSRIPQPYQYNSMQPGNGEFQVHPASQAYMLDPTGSINANMVPPDPYMSEVKPVRNFSIQTGEEFALEFMRDRVNPRKPLIPNIAGDPNYATGYMELKGILGISHTGSESGSDVSMLTIVERGQKEFERRNSSLHDERSNYGSVRSIPPSGYDNNRSLSRGHASSEAFDSSSIKIKILCSFGGKILPRPSDGKLRYVGGETRLICLRKDISWQRLKQRTLEVYSQVHVIKYQLPGEDLDALVSVSCDEDLKNMMEECDELGDREGSQKLRIFLFSMSDLVDAQFSLGSSDGDSEIQYVVAINGMELGSQKSLNLHGLRSTSANDLNELEGHNIEGRMSRAVTDTVGVSTSTLTGSIFPSLSIHSSKTVLPSSSNSYGTHPQFYQMIHERETEEYPLHHGHDPSRNIPVEKIPTAMPLHGFINENGGVSERQQHSVSQAQNPRMWAGQGKLICDGSIQLEDDKVMKHFPVEEAAVPIVVPEGSLPSKHEGRHQEPERVFPPVDAVNAVQVPKCSDDNLCSMASSTHGTAHGISESDQIDMSHLEPPAPPQRIYYSEMIPRQQAELLDRLSKSEDSLISHSRSDIVQQDPISESNEKLRNDPQTIEDGLAQLQQYKEFADALSQMNSELSEEMLGHHELKQAIPNLMENKGAQREDSFRKLLLIDEKEEAGSELPAVSQAASIMHCEGFASNPVDFNGGDKIGQESSANTIQRYSQHFSRPESSAKDVSQGISSVGVSAPERVDIRVDVYDRFPHDFLSDIYSKAKLSGGPSGITPQLKVGAGISVNMENHEPKCWSYFRNLAQGEFGLKNDSLMDQDHLSFLPVLRDAEEGDHVLYQFTPLTTEGVPMGHVDSQPNFGEDNQKGLPRTIGVDPTVSESMQFDAMMENLRAPESEYEEANAGNQNIGLPPLDSSLGDFDISTLQLIKNEDLEELKELGSGTFGTVYHGKWRGTDVAIKRIKKSCFTGGSSEQERLTVEFWREADILSKLHHPNVMAFYGVVQDGPGGTLATVTEYMVDGSLRHVLVRKDRFLDRRKRLIIAMDAAFGMEYLHSKNIVHFDLKCDNLLVNLKDPSRPICKVGDFGLSKIKRNTLVSGGVRGTLPWMAPELLSGSSSKVSGKVDVFSFGIVLWEILTGEEPYANMHYGAIIGRIVNNTLRPTIPSNCDPEWQELMEQCWAPNPAARPSFTEIASCLRVMYDAANQAKHHHKVSK